CATCACTGGTAAGTTCCGGCATGCCGACCCGCCCGAATTTCAGACTCCCGAAAAAGGACACCTTCACCGAACGTTTTGACCGGGACGGCGACGCAAGGACGGTAAACGTCCCGGGATCGTCCCGGAGAACGGTCGCGGCCGTGAGCCACGGAAGCGAAATTTTCAGCCCGTTTTTATCGAGCGGCCGGTCGGAGAAGAAATCGAAGTCGACCGACGGTCGATGCCCGTAGCGCAACGCCAGCGCCGTTCCCCCGTAGAGGCAATAACCCATCTCTTTCATCGGGGAGAGGAAAGGCCAGAGCTTGCGCTGCCCCGGCGGCAGGATGTCAAGCCGGGTCGGGAAGGGCATCGCGCCTTCTCGCCGGGATCGGCGGAATTCTTCCGGAAGTGGTCCGTCCCAATGCGATGTTCCAGAAGGCCCAGGACTTCGGGTGGAACCAGCCGGGGGGAGCAAGGTTCAGGACTCCCGCCATCCGGCGCTTCCCGAGGATGGCGGCCGCCTCCTGGAAGTCCTCGAGGGTGCCGAGGTCCATGACCTGGGCGATCACCCGATGGGGATCCTTGACGGATGCTTCCGGGGTTTGCCACCAGATGTAGCGGCGGGCCATCCTTCGCAGGAGCTCGCGCGCGGCCGGATCCCACGGCCGGGTCGAGCGACCAGGGGGTGAGGCCGCCGCCGGTGCGAGTTCGTATCCGAGGATGTTCAGGATCGTGTCGAGCTTCTGGAAGCCGAGTTCCTTGACCATGCCTGTTTCGAGGCCGTTCAAGGTCCCGCGGGAGATGCCGGCGATCCTTGCGAGACGCACCTGCGTCAAGCCGTGCGCTTGCCGCGCGGCGCGAATCGTCTTCCCGATTTCCGCAAGCTCCATCCCAAGCTCCGCCCGACGGAATGTCTGATATACTTTACATCCATCGGCCGTTTCCCGCAAGGTATCATTGGGGACGGAGGAACGAACGGAACGATCACTCCGTGGGAGGGAAAAGCGAATGTCCAACGTCCGACTCCGCTCGCTTCACCCGGACGATCTCGACCGGGTTTCCGGAATCGAGAGCCGGATCACCGGTCACTCCAGGGAAGGCTTCCTGGAGAAACGGTTCGCGGCGGTGGCGGGTTCACCGGACGGTTTCATCGCCTGCGCTGCTTCGCTGGACGGGAAACTCGCCGGATACGCGATCGCCAGGATCCAGGAAGGGGAATTCGGCGCCACGGACGCCGTGGCGGTCCTCGATGTCGTCGGCATCGACCCCGACGCGCAGGGGAAGGGGATCGGGAAAGCGGTGCTGGCCGAAATGGAGCGGCGGATGAAGGCGCGGGGGATCAGAATCTTGAGGACCCAGGTCGACTGGGGATCTCCCGCGATGATCCGCTTCTTCTCCTCGACGGCGTTCCTCCTCGCCCCCGTCCAGATTCTCGAGCGGGACACCTCCCCGTTGCGTGAGGAGATCAGGGAGGTCGACTACTACGAAACGTTGTCCCGCGACCGCGTCCCGGTGCGCTCGCTTTCGGAGGACGACCTCGCGGCCGCCGTCCGGATCGACCGGAAGCTCACCGGCCGGGTCCGTTCCGCCTATTACGCCGCGAAGCTTCGGGAGATGCTGACGGAATCCGGGATCCGGGTTTCGCTGGGGGCCGAGGAGGACGGGTTCGTCGTCGGATTCGTCATGGCGCGGGTCGACTTCGGAGAATTCGGCAAGGTCGACAAGGCCGCCATCCTGGACACCATCGGCGTTCACCCGGGCTTCGCAGGTTCCGGCATCGGGCACGCCCTGCTCTCCCAACTCTTCCTGAACCTCGCCACTCTCCAGGTCGAAACCGTGCTCACGCAGGTATCCCCGGAAAATATCGACCTGCAGCGCTTCCTGTACTCCTGCGGCTTCCACCCTTCCCAACGGCTGATGCTAAGTAAAGCAATTTCAACATCATAAATTCAAGTACCGCCGCCTCCGCTCCTGCGGCGACTCCGCCGGATCTTTCCGTTGCATGCGCCTTCCGTGCTGCCTTCCAGATACGTCTTGACACGTTAATTGGTATTGTGGTACTTATTTGCATAATTAATCCCGAACATACCTTCAGGAAGCAGGAGGAGCCATGGCGTCGACGGACGAGATCATCAATAAAAGCGCGCCGCCCCACCTCGTCGATCACAATCTGGTCGGCCAGGATGTCGAGAGTCTCTGCGACGGCAGGGTCCGCTACGAGAAGCGTCCCGCGAAGCGCCGCGATGGCTCGACGGCCGAAGGGCTTTTCAACGCCTGGATCGTCATCAACAACCCGAAGCAGTACAACTCCTACACGACGGACATGGTCAAGGCGCTGATCCTCGCCTTCCGCCGGGCCTCCGTGGACCGCGAGGTGAACGCCGTGGTCTTCACCGGCGCCGGGGACAAGGCGTTCTGCACCGGCGGGAACACGAAGGAGTACGCGGAGTATTACGCCGGCAACCCGCAGGAGTACCGGCAGTACATGCGCCTGTTCAACGACATGGTCTCGTCCATCCTCGGCTGCGACAAGCCGGTGGTCTGCCGGGTGAACGGCATGCGGATCGGCGGGGGCCAGGAGATCGGGATGGCGTGCGACTTCACGATCGCGCAGGATCTGGCGAACTTCGGACAGGCCGGCCCGAAGCACGGCTCCGCGGCGATCGGCGGGGCCACCGACTTCCTTCCGGTGATGATCGGGTGCGAGCAGGCGATGGTTTCCGGAACCCTGTGCGAACCGTTCTCTGCCCACAAGGCCGCGCGGCTCGGGATCGTTTCCGGCCTGGCTCCGGCGCTGAAGGTCGGTGGGACGTTCGTCGCGAACCCGACCGTGATCACCGACCGGATGCTCGACGAGTACGGCCGTGTTGTCCAAGGCGACTTCAAGACCGGGGCGGCCTACAAGGAAGGCCTCGCCGCGATCAAGGGGGGCGAGGTCGATCTTTCCCTCCTCGACGCGGCGGTCGAGGAGCTGTGCGCGAAGCTGCTCGAGACGTTCCCCGAGTGCATGACGAAGAGCCTCGAGGAGCTCCGCAAGCCGAAATTGAACGCGTGGAACGCGAACAAGGAGAACTCCCGGGCATGGCTGGCCCTCAACATGATGAACGAGGCCCGTGCCGGATTCCGGGCCTTCAACGAGGGGACGAAGGAGACCGGCCGGGAGATCGATTTCGTGAAGCTGCGGCAGGGGCTGGCCGGGGGGATCCCCTGGAGCGAGGAGCTGATCGACGGCCTGATCGCCGACCTTCTCGCCCGGAAATCCGCCCGATGAGCACGCGTCCGGTCGGAGAGATCATCGCCGCCTGCGAGGAGATCTTCGAGGACCTGAGCTTCGCGAAAGCGCGGGAATGGAAGGCCGCCGTCCCGGGGCGGAAGGTGATCGGGTACATGCCGGTTTACGTCCCGCGGGAGATCGTCCACGCCGCCGGGATGCTGCCGCTCGGGATCCTCGGGGGCGGGGCGGACATGGAGGTGATCCACGGGGACGCCTACTACCAGAGCTACATCTGCCGGATCCCCCGGTCGACCATCGAGATGGCGATCAACGGGAAGCTCGACTTCGTCGACGGGATGATGTTCCCCTCCATCTGCGACGTGATCCGGAACCTGAGCGGCATCTGGAAGCTCCTGTTCAAGGACAAGTACGTCCGGTACTTCGACGCGCCCCAGAACTTCCGGGAGGAGGTCGGCGGGGTCTTCTACGCGAACGAGATGCGGGAACTTCGGGACGGGCTGGCGAAACTCGGCGGCCGGGAGGTCTCCGACGACGACATACGCCGTTCGATCGCCGTGTACAACGAGAACCGCCGGTGGGTGAACCAGGTCTACGACTTCCGATCCGACTTCCCGTGGAAGGCGCCGTCCGCCGAGGTCTACCTGCTGATGCGGGCGGGGATGGTCCTCCCCCCCGAGGAGCACACGCTCCTGATGCGGGAGTACCTGGCCGCCGCCGAGGCCGCGAACCGTCCGATGCGCGACAACTGCCGGGTGGTGCTGACCGGGGCCTTCTGCGAACAACCGCCGCTGAACCTCATCAAGTCGCTCGAGATGTCCGGCTGCTACATCGTGGACGACGATCTCATGCTCGTCTCCCGCTGGCTTCTTACGGACGTCCCGACGGAGGGCGACCCGATCGAAAACCTCTCCCGGGCGTTCCTCCTCCACTCCGCGGAAACGGCGGCCAAGTACGAGCCGGACGTCGCCAAGAAGGGGAGCTACCTGATCGACTCCGTCCGGAAGCGGAAGGCCGACGGCGTCATCTTCGCGGCGCCGAGCTTCTGCGACCCCGCGCTCCTCGACAAGCCGATGATCATCTCCCGGATCGAGCCGCTCGGGATCCCCTACATCCACATCCAGTACGCCGAGAATTCGAGCCAGATGCAGCCGATCCGCGAACAGTCGGGCACCTTCGCCGACTCCATCAAACTGTGGAGCGCGTCATGAGCCGGCAGGAAGTCGTCAAGTCCCTTTCGCAGGTGAAGCAGAAGGAGATGATCGGCCGGAACTACGACCTGATCACGAGCGGAACGGCCAAGGTTTCCTCCACCTTCGTCCCGGGGAACCTGAACGAGCTGCTCATGTGCTTCGACATCGCGAACAACCTCCCCGAGATCAACGCGATCCAGAACGCGATGCGCAAGAAATCCGGCGAGATGATCGCCGAGGCGGAGCGGTCGGGGCACTCCGAGGACGTCTGCACCTACGTGAAGGCGGACATCGGGATGATGGCGAAG
The DNA window shown above is from Deltaproteobacteria bacterium and carries:
- a CDS encoding nucleotidyl transferase AbiEii/AbiGii toxin family protein, whose protein sequence is MPFPTRLDILPPGQRKLWPFLSPMKEMGYCLYGGTALALRYGHRPSVDFDFFSDRPLDKNGLKISLPWLTAATVLRDDPGTFTVLASPSRSKRSVKVSFFGSLKFGRVGMPELTSDGVVLTASVRDLMATKLKALFDRVEPRDYIDIAEMLRNKASLPQGLADARILFGNDFSPAECMRILCWFDEPGLASLPEPVKRTLTLEVKSVWDKPLPPSIRSGSGLVP
- a CDS encoding helix-turn-helix domain-containing protein encodes the protein MELAEIGKTIRAARQAHGLTQVRLARIAGISRGTLNGLETGMVKELGFQKLDTILNILGYELAPAAASPPGRSTRPWDPAARELLRRMARRYIWWQTPEASVKDPHRVIAQVMDLGTLEDFQEAAAILGKRRMAGVLNLAPPGWFHPKSWAFWNIALGRTTSGRIPPIPARRRDALPDPA
- a CDS encoding GNAT family N-acetyltransferase, with protein sequence MSNVRLRSLHPDDLDRVSGIESRITGHSREGFLEKRFAAVAGSPDGFIACAASLDGKLAGYAIARIQEGEFGATDAVAVLDVVGIDPDAQGKGIGKAVLAEMERRMKARGIRILRTQVDWGSPAMIRFFSSTAFLLAPVQILERDTSPLREEIREVDYYETLSRDRVPVRSLSEDDLAAAVRIDRKLTGRVRSAYYAAKLREMLTESGIRVSLGAEEDGFVVGFVMARVDFGEFGKVDKAAILDTIGVHPGFAGSGIGHALLSQLFLNLATLQVETVLTQVSPENIDLQRFLYSCGFHPSQRLMLSKAISTS
- the oah gene encoding 6-oxocyclohex-1-ene-1-carbonyl-CoA hydratase — translated: MASTDEIINKSAPPHLVDHNLVGQDVESLCDGRVRYEKRPAKRRDGSTAEGLFNAWIVINNPKQYNSYTTDMVKALILAFRRASVDREVNAVVFTGAGDKAFCTGGNTKEYAEYYAGNPQEYRQYMRLFNDMVSSILGCDKPVVCRVNGMRIGGGQEIGMACDFTIAQDLANFGQAGPKHGSAAIGGATDFLPVMIGCEQAMVSGTLCEPFSAHKAARLGIVSGLAPALKVGGTFVANPTVITDRMLDEYGRVVQGDFKTGAAYKEGLAAIKGGEVDLSLLDAAVEELCAKLLETFPECMTKSLEELRKPKLNAWNANKENSRAWLALNMMNEARAGFRAFNEGTKETGREIDFVKLRQGLAGGIPWSEELIDGLIADLLARKSAR
- the bcrC gene encoding benzoyl-CoA reductase subunit C, whose product is MSTRPVGEIIAACEEIFEDLSFAKAREWKAAVPGRKVIGYMPVYVPREIVHAAGMLPLGILGGGADMEVIHGDAYYQSYICRIPRSTIEMAINGKLDFVDGMMFPSICDVIRNLSGIWKLLFKDKYVRYFDAPQNFREEVGGVFYANEMRELRDGLAKLGGREVSDDDIRRSIAVYNENRRWVNQVYDFRSDFPWKAPSAEVYLLMRAGMVLPPEEHTLLMREYLAAAEAANRPMRDNCRVVLTGAFCEQPPLNLIKSLEMSGCYIVDDDLMLVSRWLLTDVPTEGDPIENLSRAFLLHSAETAAKYEPDVAKKGSYLIDSVRKRKADGVIFAAPSFCDPALLDKPMIISRIEPLGIPYIHIQYAENSSQMQPIREQSGTFADSIKLWSAS